A genomic segment from Petrotoga sp. 9PWA.NaAc.5.4 encodes:
- a CDS encoding ABC transporter permease subunit encodes MKGVKIFLIWTIISVLNALLVWAIIVLFLLANYGLGIVISAFLVLTDWAIFSKKAYPYRYTLPALFFLFILTIYPIYYTIDTAFTNYGTGHLFTRTNAIDTLLKDPTYYFEPEDAKTYDFKVFVRYDAQYRPTEDFLLLLYDEDEMYLAEKPTILEYDSTGNLIYTESELFVVNNNISEIDGNIYEIIRPAESASDKGYDHIIAIEKNGDVRYTYFYSPTDSTTFTNSAFYNSVLRQNYIKSLNLKLGDQNFRLSSASVFRKFGEAYRVYDTAVKVIINGEREIYKTVVVNTLTNKELIERDSAFWDYNENGKLVRLIGYKSYVGGENFSKIITDPRISGPFFKIFGWTFAYAALSVLFTFIIGLIFAMLLNDTKFKGRIIYRTLLIIPWAIPAFISVLVWRNGFFNETYGIINRFILGNLGISPVKWLNDPFWAKVSVLIANTWLGFPYMMTITLGSLQSIPSELYEAAVIDGASRWKQFRQITFPLLMVAVAPLLVMSFAFNFNNFTNIYLLTGGGPAMVGTNTPAGSTDILISYVYKLAFEGSQGQDFGFASAISILIFAIIAVFSYFNFKFSGSFEEVSR; translated from the coding sequence ATGAAAGGTGTTAAAATCTTTTTAATATGGACTATTATAAGCGTATTGAATGCCCTTTTAGTATGGGCTATTATCGTCCTATTCCTTCTTGCAAACTATGGATTAGGTATAGTAATAAGTGCTTTTCTTGTCTTAACAGACTGGGCTATATTTTCTAAAAAAGCTTATCCTTATAGATACACCTTACCTGCTTTATTTTTTCTATTTATTTTGACAATATATCCTATATATTACACAATAGATACCGCTTTTACGAACTATGGAACTGGACATTTATTTACCAGAACTAACGCTATAGATACTTTATTAAAAGATCCTACTTATTATTTTGAACCAGAAGATGCAAAAACATATGACTTTAAAGTATTTGTGAGATACGATGCACAATATAGACCTACTGAAGACTTTTTACTTTTATTATACGATGAAGATGAAATGTATTTAGCTGAAAAACCAACTATTTTGGAGTATGATTCCACTGGAAACTTAATATATACTGAATCAGAATTATTTGTAGTAAATAACAATATATCAGAAATTGACGGAAATATTTATGAAATAATAAGGCCTGCAGAGAGTGCAAGTGATAAAGGGTATGATCATATAATCGCAATCGAAAAAAATGGAGATGTTAGATACACCTATTTTTATTCTCCTACAGATTCCACTACCTTTACGAATTCTGCATTCTACAACTCAGTTTTAAGACAAAATTATATAAAATCATTAAATTTGAAACTTGGAGATCAAAACTTTAGACTTTCAAGTGCTTCTGTTTTTAGAAAATTTGGGGAAGCGTATAGAGTTTATGATACTGCTGTAAAAGTTATAATAAATGGAGAAAGAGAAATATACAAAACTGTAGTTGTAAACACTTTAACTAATAAAGAACTTATAGAAAGAGATTCGGCTTTTTGGGATTACAATGAGAATGGTAAGCTAGTTAGGCTTATAGGGTACAAAAGTTATGTGGGGGGAGAAAATTTTTCAAAGATTATTACTGATCCAAGAATTTCAGGACCATTTTTTAAAATATTTGGTTGGACTTTTGCATATGCAGCCTTAAGTGTACTATTTACATTTATTATAGGGTTAATATTTGCTATGTTATTAAATGATACAAAATTTAAAGGAAGGATTATATACAGGACATTATTGATAATTCCTTGGGCAATTCCTGCTTTTATATCGGTATTAGTGTGGAGAAATGGTTTTTTCAACGAAACCTATGGAATAATAAATAGATTTATACTCGGAAATTTGGGAATAAGTCCTGTTAAATGGCTAAATGATCCATTTTGGGCAAAAGTTTCGGTGTTGATAGCTAATACATGGTTAGGATTTCCATATATGATGACAATAACGCTTGGTTCTTTACAAAGTATACCAAGTGAGCTTTATGAAGCTGCGGTTATAGATGGAGCATCAAGATGGAAACAATTTAGACAAATTACTTTTCCTTTGCTGATGGTAGCAGTTGCTCCTTTACTTGTAATGAGTTTTGCTTTCAACTTTAATAACTTTACAAACATATATCTTTTAACTGGAGGAGGCCCTGCTATGGTTGGAACAAATACACCTGCAGGATCAACAGATATATTAATTTCTTATGTCTATAAACTTGCATTTGAAGGCTCGCAAGGACAAGATTTTGGATTTGCATCAGCTATTTCCATTTTAATATTTGCCATCATAGCCGTATTTAGTTATTTTAATTTTAAATTCTCAGGTTCCTTTGAAGAGGTGAGTAGATAA
- a CDS encoding maltose ABC transporter substrate-binding protein has translation MKKVLILGLIFMLGTVSLFSATLTVWSSEAQVNFMRRIGQEFTRDTGINVDVQMVTFGDIKSKFLTAAQAGEGPDIIVGAHDWVGELVINGLLEPIPMSAIELDKFADSAIQGFTYQGRLYGVPYATEAVALFYNRDYISDEEVPTNINEIKALAKEFTTDETVGFAVTASDFYHVYGFISGFGGYVFGYDPRTGYNVNNLGLNNEGAIKAGYLLKSFFDEGIMPQGMNYNIMDSMFMDGLAAMIINGPWAVKNYLDAGIDFGVIPLTKIEVEPGKTMKPFVGVQGLMINSRSQNKAFAMEFVINYLATAEGVYQFYIADPRLPSRTDVAQIIAEQGGPVPAEIVAAFTESAAGGEPMPNIPEMQSVWQPMADALNNIINGVQTPEAALNDAVSKIRSALK, from the coding sequence ATGAAAAAAGTGTTAATACTAGGTTTGATCTTTATGTTAGGAACAGTTTCTCTTTTTTCAGCCACTTTAACTGTATGGTCATCAGAAGCACAAGTCAATTTTATGAGAAGGATTGGTCAAGAATTTACAAGAGATACTGGAATTAACGTTGACGTTCAAATGGTTACATTCGGAGATATTAAATCAAAGTTTTTAACAGCTGCTCAAGCAGGTGAAGGACCAGACATAATAGTAGGTGCTCATGACTGGGTTGGAGAATTAGTAATAAACGGATTATTAGAACCAATACCAATGTCAGCTATAGAACTTGACAAGTTTGCAGATTCTGCTATTCAAGGATTTACATATCAAGGAAGGTTGTATGGAGTTCCGTATGCTACCGAAGCTGTCGCACTATTTTACAACAGGGATTATATAAGCGACGAGGAAGTTCCAACAAACATTAATGAGATAAAAGCTTTAGCAAAAGAATTTACAACAGATGAAACCGTAGGATTTGCTGTCACAGCAAGTGATTTTTACCATGTTTATGGATTTATTTCAGGCTTTGGAGGTTACGTATTTGGATACGATCCTAGAACTGGTTACAATGTAAATAATTTGGGATTGAATAATGAAGGTGCAATAAAAGCTGGTTATCTTTTAAAGAGCTTCTTCGATGAAGGAATAATGCCTCAAGGAATGAACTATAATATAATGGATTCTATGTTCATGGATGGATTAGCTGCAATGATAATAAACGGACCATGGGCAGTAAAAAATTACTTAGATGCAGGCATAGATTTTGGAGTTATTCCTTTAACAAAAATAGAAGTTGAACCCGGTAAGACCATGAAACCATTTGTTGGAGTTCAAGGATTAATGATCAATTCGAGATCCCAAAATAAGGCTTTTGCTATGGAATTTGTTATTAATTATTTGGCAACCGCTGAAGGAGTATATCAATTCTACATTGCTGATCCAAGATTACCATCAAGAACAGACGTAGCTCAGATAATAGCAGAACAAGGTGGACCAGTTCCAGCAGAAATAGTAGCTGCTTTCACAGAAAGTGCAGCAGGTGGAGAACCTATGCCAAATATACCAGAAATGCAATCTGTATGGCAACCAATGGCTGATGCTTTGAATAATATAATAAATGGTGTGCAAACTCCAGAAGCAGCACTAAATGATGCGGTTTCTAAAATAAGATCTGCATTGAAATAA
- a CDS encoding pyruvate carboxylase subunit B yields the protein MNRKPFIVDTTLRDGQQSLIATRLKREDFENKLTTFDEVGFYAMEVWGGATYDSCIRYLDEDPWERLKIIRENLKNTKIQMLLRGQNLVGYRNYADDVVELFVNKVADYNMDIIRVFDALNDIRNLEKSIEVAKKRGIHVQGAISYTVSPVHSVDFYLNYTKELVERGVDSIAIKDMAGLLKPKDAYNIVKEIKKKFAIPVNLHSHATTGLASMAYYASIEAGADIVDLALSPFANGTSEPAVEPFKHAFDLDLDGNKIIELVDHLWEVRKKYEAYDVKMLSTDAKILNAQIPGGMLSNLISQLKAQKAEDKLDEVLEEVPKVRKDLGYPPLVTPTSQIVGVQATLNVLTGKRYSMITNEVKNYLMGLYGKPPAPVNEELYKKALANTTPINHRPADDLEPELEKARKEIGILARNEEDLLTYVLFKEVGKKFLINKYKKELKIDFDLAKSFLNEDTVIYPV from the coding sequence TTGAATAGAAAACCCTTTATTGTTGATACAACTTTGAGAGATGGTCAACAATCTTTGATAGCTACAAGACTAAAACGTGAAGATTTTGAAAATAAACTTACAACCTTTGATGAAGTAGGTTTTTATGCTATGGAAGTTTGGGGAGGAGCAACTTATGATTCTTGTATAAGATATCTTGATGAGGACCCTTGGGAAAGATTAAAAATAATCAGGGAAAATCTTAAAAACACAAAAATACAAATGCTCTTGAGAGGTCAAAATTTAGTGGGATACCGTAATTACGCAGATGATGTTGTAGAATTGTTTGTAAATAAAGTTGCGGATTACAATATGGATATAATAAGAGTATTTGATGCTCTAAACGATATCAGAAATTTAGAAAAGTCTATAGAAGTTGCAAAAAAAAGAGGTATTCATGTTCAGGGGGCGATTTCATACACTGTAAGTCCTGTACATAGCGTAGATTTTTATTTGAATTATACAAAAGAACTTGTTGAAAGAGGCGTAGATTCTATTGCTATAAAAGATATGGCGGGTTTACTTAAACCAAAAGATGCTTATAACATCGTTAAAGAGATTAAGAAAAAGTTTGCTATACCTGTTAATCTACACTCTCACGCTACGACAGGATTAGCTTCCATGGCTTACTATGCATCAATTGAAGCTGGAGCGGATATTGTTGATTTAGCACTTAGTCCTTTTGCGAATGGTACTTCTGAACCAGCTGTGGAACCATTCAAACATGCATTTGATTTAGATTTAGATGGTAATAAAATAATCGAGTTAGTTGATCATCTTTGGGAGGTAAGAAAAAAATATGAAGCTTATGATGTAAAAATGCTTTCAACAGATGCTAAAATATTAAATGCACAAATTCCTGGCGGAATGCTTTCTAATCTCATTTCTCAGTTAAAAGCACAAAAAGCCGAAGATAAGCTCGATGAAGTTTTAGAAGAAGTTCCAAAAGTTAGAAAAGATTTGGGCTATCCACCTTTAGTAACTCCAACAAGTCAGATAGTTGGAGTTCAAGCTACTTTAAATGTATTAACTGGCAAGAGGTATTCCATGATTACAAACGAAGTCAAAAATTATTTGATGGGGCTATATGGAAAACCACCAGCTCCTGTTAACGAAGAATTATATAAAAAGGCTTTGGCAAATACTACACCTATAAATCACAGACCTGCCGACGATTTAGAACCAGAACTTGAAAAAGCAAGAAAAGAAATTGGTATATTGGCACGAAATGAAGAAGATCTTTTGACTTATGTTTTATTTAAAGAAGTAGGAAAAAAATTTTTAATTAATAAATACAAAAAAGAATTAAAAATTGATTTTGATTTAGCAAAATCCTTTTTAAATGAAGATACTGTGATATACCCGGTATAA
- a CDS encoding QueT transporter family protein — MESKRIVRSALVATLYIVLCLIFQPISFGPIQVRIAEAFTVLPFLDAAYIPGLYIGVLLANMIGGLGAWDIWFGSFLTLISAFLTWKMPNKFLAPIPPIIINSFGVSAYVAPLYGFPYIASVLWIAIGETIATYAIGLPILLLFEKNIYKKR, encoded by the coding sequence ATGGAATCTAAAAGAATTGTAAGATCTGCATTAGTAGCTACACTGTATATTGTGCTATGTTTAATATTTCAACCAATAAGCTTTGGACCAATTCAAGTAAGAATAGCGGAAGCTTTTACTGTACTTCCTTTTTTAGACGCAGCTTATATTCCAGGATTATACATAGGAGTATTACTTGCAAATATGATAGGGGGCTTGGGTGCTTGGGATATATGGTTTGGAAGCTTTTTAACTTTGATTTCCGCCTTTTTAACGTGGAAAATGCCTAATAAATTTCTAGCACCTATTCCACCTATAATAATCAATAGTTTTGGTGTATCAGCTTACGTTGCTCCTCTTTATGGCTTTCCTTATATCGCTTCTGTATTATGGATAGCAATTGGTGAAACAATTGCAACATATGCTATCGGTTTACCTATATTACTTTTATTCGAAAAAAATATTTATAAAAAGAGGTGA
- a CDS encoding peptidylprolyl isomerase, whose protein sequence is MKKSIVLFGIFTIILSSFVFSQSIAYLSSKEGNIYESYFLEYNELMGEYYNAILTISLQNQTYDTYFNKPADLLLITDVLMEYKAMEKFLNDNSITLDATGMNQRTQEIFDSYMGNETTKQMFLQFFESEDIFKGFVKSLVYRDEIYNKIIQYFSDFSNEDLSNFVSENFDALKSQFESVKINIIVLNDESNAKILKEQLINNEISFTDAVSKNSIDGGSLGWVKRGDVSNEVFEASISANIGDIIGPIRTFSNYQIVEVEEKKVYQTVEELLSEPEINSQIKNIYLDYLLTNWYNEYLLNFDFVVSYKPLMFEYEVYKARSIEDLLEIEKNYRPIILSENTETIPEEWYISYIYLAENLYYVKDNERFDLENYLNIVDNYPELIEYNEDELQTELEYYLQIKYSAESTDLRNQAAEKQYAIQEFIQIQYKYGRMTISEATSKYEELNKDIENMNLALEKALKDLIDLNPNSINIIGKLYQLKPNDPNIAFDYYKTLYSSYIDYYNATGDLKSIKDGLNTLRSIMNSLPDQELESNRATKKYEIINQIDELIKM, encoded by the coding sequence ATGAAAAAAAGTATTGTTTTATTTGGTATTTTCACAATTATTTTGAGTTCATTTGTTTTTTCACAGAGTATTGCTTATTTATCCTCAAAAGAAGGCAATATATATGAATCTTATTTTCTTGAGTACAATGAATTAATGGGCGAATATTATAATGCAATATTAACTATAAGCCTGCAAAATCAGACATACGACACATATTTTAACAAACCTGCAGATCTTTTACTTATAACCGACGTTCTTATGGAGTATAAAGCTATGGAAAAATTTTTAAACGACAACTCAATAACTTTAGATGCTACAGGAATGAATCAAAGAACTCAAGAAATATTTGATTCATATATGGGAAATGAAACAACAAAGCAAATGTTTTTGCAGTTTTTTGAGAGTGAAGATATTTTTAAGGGATTTGTTAAAAGCTTAGTTTATAGAGATGAAATTTATAATAAAATAATACAATATTTCTCTGATTTTTCGAATGAAGACTTATCGAATTTTGTATCTGAAAATTTTGATGCTTTGAAATCACAATTTGAAAGCGTAAAAATAAATATAATAGTTTTGAATGATGAAAGTAATGCAAAAATCCTAAAAGAACAATTGATTAATAATGAAATTTCGTTTACTGATGCCGTTTCTAAAAATTCTATTGATGGTGGTTCATTAGGATGGGTAAAACGTGGAGATGTTTCCAATGAAGTTTTTGAAGCGTCTATTTCGGCAAATATAGGAGATATAATTGGTCCAATACGAACTTTCTCGAATTATCAAATAGTAGAAGTAGAAGAAAAAAAGGTTTATCAAACTGTTGAGGAATTATTATCAGAACCAGAAATTAATTCTCAAATTAAAAATATCTATTTAGATTATTTATTAACAAATTGGTACAATGAATACTTGTTAAATTTTGATTTTGTTGTTTCGTATAAACCCTTGATGTTTGAATATGAAGTTTATAAAGCTCGAAGTATTGAAGATTTATTAGAAATTGAAAAAAATTACAGACCAATTATTTTATCAGAAAATACCGAGACTATTCCAGAAGAATGGTATATTTCATATATTTATTTAGCAGAAAATTTATATTATGTGAAAGATAACGAAAGATTTGATTTAGAAAATTATTTAAACATAGTTGATAATTATCCGGAACTTATTGAATACAACGAAGATGAATTACAAACAGAATTGGAATATTATTTACAAATAAAATACTCTGCTGAATCAACTGATCTCAGAAATCAAGCCGCTGAAAAACAATATGCAATACAGGAATTTATTCAAATCCAATATAAGTACGGAAGAATGACTATTTCTGAAGCTACTTCAAAATACGAAGAATTAAATAAAGATATTGAAAATATGAATTTAGCTTTAGAGAAAGCCCTCAAAGATTTAATAGATTTAAATCCTAATTCTATAAATATAATCGGTAAACTTTATCAATTAAAACCAAATGATCCTAATATTGCTTTTGATTACTATAAAACACTTTATTCATCATATATAGATTATTATAATGCTACCGGAGATTTAAAGTCTATAAAAGATGGCCTTAATACACTTAGAAGCATTATGAATTCATTACCAGATCAAGAATTAGAATCAAATAGAGCAACCAAAAAGTACGAAATAATAAATCAAATAGATGAATTAATAAAAATGTAA
- a CDS encoding GNAT family N-acetyltransferase — translation MYTYKPLKEVPTTTVIEFVNEVFKDYLVPVNWTLESFEKDIREYSISLEDSFVVFLNEKAVGFSIISTRNKIGRIDSIGVKEEFRGSGLASEIMFKTIENLKWKGIETLILEVVDLDKRSIRFYEKHGFREKRKLISYFKKKDTQKNSHISFYYEKTTSDIIYDMAIEAKFKLKRSPNWQRDPLTLKLSGERYNYETISSQKIGKVGYLVWGSNKDNCFIVDVAPTNENIEFDVLIQDVTFKLFSENKEIIIISVPEDDPLNEALIRNEYNKFIQQIEMERKIH, via the coding sequence TTGTATACTTATAAGCCTCTTAAAGAAGTTCCAACTACAACTGTAATAGAATTTGTAAATGAAGTTTTTAAAGATTACTTAGTTCCAGTTAACTGGACTTTAGAAAGTTTTGAAAAAGATATAAGAGAATATTCTATATCTCTGGAGGATTCTTTTGTTGTATTTTTAAATGAGAAAGCGGTTGGTTTCAGTATAATTTCTACAAGAAATAAAATTGGAAGAATTGACTCAATTGGTGTAAAAGAAGAATTTAGAGGAAGCGGTCTTGCCTCTGAAATCATGTTTAAAACAATTGAAAATTTGAAGTGGAAGGGAATAGAAACTCTTATTCTTGAAGTTGTTGATCTTGATAAAAGGTCTATAAGGTTCTATGAAAAACATGGATTTAGAGAAAAAAGGAAACTGATTTCATATTTTAAGAAAAAAGATACTCAAAAAAATTCCCATATATCCTTCTATTATGAAAAAACTACGAGTGATATCATATATGATATGGCAATTGAAGCTAAGTTCAAGTTAAAAAGGAGTCCGAATTGGCAAAGAGACCCTTTAACTTTAAAATTAAGTGGCGAAAGATATAATTACGAAACTATCAGTTCACAAAAAATAGGCAAGGTAGGATACTTAGTATGGGGAAGTAATAAAGATAATTGTTTTATTGTAGATGTTGCTCCTACAAATGAAAACATAGAATTCGATGTTTTAATACAAGACGTAACTTTCAAGCTTTTCAGCGAAAATAAAGAAATTATAATTATTTCTGTTCCTGAAGATGACCCTTTAAATGAAGCTTTGATTAGAAATGAATATAATAAATTTATACAACAAATAGAAATGGAAAGAAAAATACATTAA
- the tpiA gene encoding triose-phosphate isomerase, translated as MNKTNIQAAEFVSKIIGSMGQENKFEIIVCPPFTAIEKVIDIVRSSTIKVGAQNVFYEDKGAFTGEISAEMLKSLGVNYVIIGHSERRHIFGECDETINKKIKKVLSFDMTPILCVGEKLEEREKDLTFNVIERQIKEALYGLTEEEVKKIVIAYEPVWAIGTGKVATPNQAQEVHKFIRDLLKEIYSNQLSECVTILYGGSIKANNYLGLFTKPDIDGGLVGGASLTEEFIELAKIMSEVLL; from the coding sequence ATGAATAAAACTAATATTCAAGCAGCTGAATTTGTCTCTAAAATTATTGGAAGTATGGGTCAAGAAAATAAATTTGAAATAATTGTATGCCCACCATTTACAGCTATTGAAAAAGTTATAGATATAGTAAGAAGTTCAACTATAAAAGTTGGTGCTCAAAATGTTTTTTACGAAGATAAAGGTGCTTTTACAGGAGAAATATCTGCAGAAATGTTAAAAAGTTTGGGAGTTAATTACGTAATAATAGGTCACTCTGAAAGAAGACATATTTTTGGAGAATGTGACGAAACAATCAATAAAAAAATTAAAAAAGTATTGAGTTTTGATATGACACCTATTTTATGTGTGGGAGAAAAATTAGAAGAAAGAGAAAAAGACCTTACTTTCAACGTAATTGAAAGGCAAATAAAAGAAGCATTGTATGGTTTGACTGAAGAAGAAGTTAAAAAAATTGTTATTGCTTATGAACCTGTCTGGGCAATAGGTACTGGCAAAGTTGCTACTCCTAATCAAGCTCAAGAAGTACATAAGTTTATAAGAGATTTGTTAAAAGAAATTTATAGCAACCAATTATCTGAATGTGTAACAATCCTATATGGAGGCAGTATAAAAGCAAACAATTATCTTGGATTATTTACAAAACCGGATATAGATGGCGGCTTAGTTGGAGGAGCTTCTCTCACCGAAGAATTCATAGAACTTGCTAAAATCATGTCTGAAGTTCTCCTTTAA
- the pgk gene encoding phosphoglycerate kinase — translation MDKLTIKDIDLENKTVIMRVDFNVPIKNGEITDDTRIKAALPTINYALEKGAKVILLSHLGRPDGEKDPQFSLKPVSERLKNLLKNVNVFFVDETRGEKVEKAVSELKKGEILVLENTRFEKGETKNDQELAKYWANLADIHVNDAFGTAHRAHASNVGIANYIPSVAGFLMEKEIRFLSTAALNPEKPYVVVLGGAKVSDKIGVINNLLNKADKILIGGAMMFTFLKALGKNVGSSKVEEDKLDVAKDILEKAKEKNVELVLPIDTIAAQKIEANAEKKLIKIDDGIPAGWMGLDIGPETVQLFTQKLSNAKTIFWNGPMGVFEIEDFAEGTKKIALAIAEATKKGAVTIVGGGDSAAAAEKFGLADQFSHVSTGGGASLEFLEGKELPGISSLSVKKN, via the coding sequence ATGGATAAACTAACAATAAAAGATATTGATTTAGAAAACAAAACAGTTATAATGAGAGTAGATTTTAATGTACCAATTAAAAATGGTGAAATAACAGATGACACTCGCATTAAAGCAGCTTTGCCAACAATTAATTATGCTTTAGAAAAAGGAGCAAAGGTTATACTCTTATCTCATTTAGGAAGGCCTGATGGAGAAAAAGATCCTCAATTTTCTCTTAAACCCGTATCAGAACGATTAAAAAACCTCTTGAAAAATGTCAATGTCTTCTTTGTCGATGAAACGCGTGGAGAGAAAGTAGAAAAAGCGGTTTCTGAATTGAAAAAAGGTGAGATACTTGTATTAGAAAACACAAGATTTGAAAAAGGAGAAACTAAAAACGACCAAGAACTTGCTAAATATTGGGCTAATTTAGCTGATATTCATGTAAACGATGCTTTTGGTACTGCTCATCGTGCTCACGCATCGAATGTTGGGATTGCAAATTATATACCAAGTGTTGCAGGATTTCTTATGGAAAAAGAAATTCGCTTTTTGTCAACAGCTGCTTTGAATCCTGAAAAGCCTTATGTAGTTGTGCTTGGAGGAGCAAAAGTTTCTGATAAAATTGGGGTTATTAATAATTTACTTAATAAAGCGGATAAGATATTAATTGGTGGAGCTATGATGTTTACTTTCTTAAAAGCTTTAGGTAAAAACGTTGGGTCATCAAAAGTAGAAGAGGATAAATTAGATGTAGCTAAAGATATTCTAGAAAAAGCTAAAGAAAAAAATGTTGAATTAGTTTTACCGATAGATACAATTGCTGCACAAAAAATAGAAGCTAATGCAGAAAAGAAACTTATAAAGATTGATGATGGAATACCTGCAGGATGGATGGGTTTAGATATAGGTCCAGAAACTGTACAATTATTTACTCAAAAATTATCAAATGCAAAAACCATTTTTTGGAATGGACCTATGGGAGTCTTTGAGATAGAAGATTTTGCAGAAGGAACAAAAAAGATTGCTTTAGCAATCGCAGAAGCAACTAAAAAAGGTGCAGTTACTATAGTTGGAGGAGGAGACTCAGCAGCTGCTGCTGAAAAATTTGGGCTGGCTGATCAATTTTCACATGTTTCAACAGGCGGAGGTGCATCTTTAGAGTTCCTTGAAGGAAAAGAACTACCGGGAATTTCATCATTAAGTGTAAAAAAAAATTGA
- the gap gene encoding type I glyceraldehyde-3-phosphate dehydrogenase yields MAVKVGINGFGRIGRIVFRQMVENSNFEIVAINDITDTKTLGALLKYDSVHGKFKGTVETTEKSLIVNGKEIKVFAEKDPGNLPWKDLGVELVIESTGVFISKEKVTPHLNAGTKKVIITAPAKGEVDATIVMGVNDNTITPEMTVISNASCTTNSIAPVIKVLNENLKIKKGLLTTVHSYTNDQRVLDLPHKDLRRARAAALNIIPTTTGAAKAVGLVIPELKGKLDGIALRVPTPDGSISDLTVEVEKSTTIEEVNQMIKKATENELKGILGYNEDPIVSSDIVGSTFAGIFDATLTNVIDGNLVKVCAWYDNENGYSAMVVKLAEKLAKML; encoded by the coding sequence ATGGCAGTAAAAGTAGGAATAAATGGATTTGGTAGAATAGGTAGAATAGTATTTAGACAGATGGTGGAAAATTCAAACTTCGAAATAGTAGCAATAAATGATATTACTGATACAAAAACATTAGGCGCACTTTTAAAATATGATTCTGTACATGGAAAATTCAAGGGGACTGTTGAAACAACTGAAAAAAGTCTTATTGTAAATGGAAAAGAAATAAAAGTTTTTGCAGAAAAGGATCCTGGAAACCTTCCTTGGAAAGACTTAGGTGTAGAATTAGTTATAGAATCTACAGGGGTTTTCATAAGTAAAGAAAAAGTTACACCGCATTTAAATGCAGGTACCAAAAAGGTAATCATTACTGCTCCCGCAAAAGGTGAAGTAGACGCAACGATAGTAATGGGAGTAAATGATAATACTATAACTCCTGAAATGACAGTTATTTCAAATGCTTCATGTACAACTAATTCAATTGCACCAGTTATTAAAGTTCTTAACGAAAATCTAAAAATTAAAAAAGGTTTGTTAACTACCGTTCACTCTTACACAAACGATCAAAGAGTTTTAGATTTACCTCATAAAGATTTAAGAAGAGCTAGAGCTGCTGCATTAAACATTATTCCAACCACAACGGGTGCAGCAAAAGCCGTGGGGTTAGTCATTCCTGAACTAAAAGGTAAACTCGACGGTATAGCTTTGAGAGTACCTACTCCAGATGGTTCAATAAGTGATTTAACTGTAGAAGTAGAAAAATCAACTACAATTGAAGAAGTCAACCAAATGATAAAGAAAGCTACAGAAAATGAATTGAAAGGTATTTTAGGATACAATGAAGACCCAATAGTTTCTTCTGATATTGTCGGCTCAACTTTTGCAGGTATTTTTGACGCAACCTTAACAAATGTTATAGATGGAAATTTAGTCAAGGTATGTGCATGGTATGATAACGAAAATGGATATTCAGCAATGGTTGTAAAATTAGCCGAAAAATTAGCAAAAATGTTATAA
- a CDS encoding YbaB/EbfC family nucleoid-associated protein, producing MAKKIKSLGGRSLAKKPSNKGDMNKLLIEAQKAQAQMEEELNKLDEELSQMELEASAGGGVLKVIATGNMKIKDIILSEEIQEEDFDTIKDLIIAATNEVIQKVQDMKESKTNEISQKYLGQIPDFGY from the coding sequence ATGGCTAAAAAAATAAAAAGTTTAGGTGGAAGATCTCTTGCAAAGAAACCTTCTAACAAAGGAGATATGAATAAACTATTAATCGAAGCTCAAAAAGCCCAAGCACAAATGGAAGAAGAACTAAATAAACTTGATGAAGAACTTTCCCAAATGGAATTGGAAGCGTCGGCTGGTGGAGGAGTTTTGAAGGTTATTGCTACTGGAAACATGAAGATCAAAGATATTATATTATCTGAAGAGATTCAAGAAGAAGACTTTGATACAATTAAAGATTTAATAATTGCGGCTACAAATGAAGTCATTCAAAAGGTTCAAGATATGAAAGAAAGCAAAACAAACGAAATTTCGCAAAAGTATTTGGGACAAATTCCTGATTTTGGTTATTAA